A single region of the Roseivivax sp. THAF197b genome encodes:
- a CDS encoding ABC transporter permease: protein MDLSSISPILLVASIMVSATPILLAAIGEMVVEKSGVLNLGVEGMMITGAVVGFAVAINTGQPALGFAAAALASAVLSLSFGFLTQVLLSNQVATGLGLTLVGLGLSSLIGKPYEGMKTPTLPKLDLGPLSDLPVLGRMLFSHDIMVYLSLALVAAVWAFLKYTRAGLILRAVGESHDAAHALGYKVVRVRMAAIFFGGACAGLGGAYLSLVRVPQWTEGMTAGAGWIALAIVVFASWRAERVLIGAYLFGGVTVLQLNLQAAGAAVPVALLSASPYLMTIFVLVAISARGNHGAPASLGHPFHATQ from the coding sequence ATGGACCTCTCCTCGATCTCACCGATCCTTCTTGTCGCGTCGATCATGGTCTCGGCGACGCCCATCCTGCTGGCGGCCATCGGCGAGATGGTGGTGGAGAAATCCGGCGTGCTGAACCTCGGCGTCGAGGGCATGATGATCACCGGCGCGGTGGTCGGCTTTGCCGTCGCGATCAATACCGGGCAGCCTGCCCTGGGCTTTGCCGCGGCGGCGCTGGCCTCGGCCGTGCTGTCGCTGTCCTTCGGGTTTCTGACGCAGGTTCTGCTGTCGAACCAGGTGGCGACCGGGCTTGGCCTGACGCTCGTGGGTCTGGGCCTCTCATCGCTGATCGGCAAACCCTATGAGGGGATGAAGACCCCGACCCTGCCCAAGCTGGACCTCGGGCCGCTATCGGACCTGCCCGTGCTGGGGCGGATGCTCTTTTCGCACGATATCATGGTCTACCTGTCGCTCGCCCTCGTGGCGGCGGTCTGGGCCTTCCTGAAATATACCCGCGCGGGCCTGATCCTCCGGGCGGTCGGTGAAAGCCACGATGCGGCCCATGCCTTGGGCTACAAGGTGGTGCGGGTGCGCATGGCCGCGATCTTCTTCGGCGGGGCCTGCGCGGGCCTCGGCGGCGCCTATCTGAGCCTCGTGCGCGTGCCGCAATGGACCGAAGGCATGACCGCGGGCGCGGGCTGGATCGCGCTGGCCATCGTGGTCTTCGCCTCCTGGCGGGCGGAGCGGGTGCTGATCGGCGCCTACCTCTTTGGCGGGGTGACGGTGCTGCAACTGAACCTGCAGGCCGCGGGGGCTGCGGTGCCGGTGGCGCTCTTGTCGGCCTCGCCCTACCTGATGACGATCTTCGTGCTGGTCGCGATCTCGGCACGGGGCAATCACGGGGCGCCCGCCTCGCTCGGACATCCGTTCCACGCGACGCAATGA
- a CDS encoding ion transporter produces the protein MSEAARNRLNLALRGSDPVHGRKLAFALHGVILASAVMLTLQSMESLPEAAHRALWIGEYIILAIFTVEYAARLWSAPNRLQYATSFWGILDLLAILPAILMLLPDWQSLRLLRLLRAVRLLKLLRLSSAMARIERAFAESRDELILFTFAAVIVLFIAAVGIHHFEHEAQPEKFGSIPAALWWALATLTTVGYGDVYPITMGGRIFTGFILLIGLGIIAIPAGVITSALLRGHRRDDDRGQT, from the coding sequence ATGAGCGAGGCTGCGAGAAACCGGCTCAACCTCGCGCTGCGCGGCAGCGATCCGGTCCATGGCCGAAAGCTGGCCTTCGCGCTGCATGGCGTGATCCTCGCCTCGGCCGTGATGCTGACGCTGCAAAGCATGGAAAGCCTGCCCGAGGCCGCGCATCGCGCATTGTGGATCGGCGAATACATCATCCTCGCGATCTTCACCGTGGAATATGCCGCGCGGCTCTGGTCGGCGCCGAACCGGCTGCAATATGCCACGAGCTTCTGGGGCATCCTCGATCTTCTGGCGATCCTGCCCGCGATCCTGATGCTTCTGCCCGATTGGCAGAGCCTGCGGCTTCTGCGCCTTCTGCGCGCCGTCCGCTTGTTGAAACTCCTGCGTCTCAGCAGCGCCATGGCCCGGATCGAGCGCGCCTTCGCCGAAAGCCGCGATGAGCTGATCCTCTTCACCTTCGCCGCCGTGATCGTGCTATTCATCGCGGCCGTCGGCATCCACCATTTCGAACATGAAGCCCAGCCCGAGAAGTTCGGGTCGATCCCCGCCGCCTTGTGGTGGGCGCTGGCCACCCTGACCACGGTGGGCTACGGAGATGTCTATCCGATCACCATGGGGGGCCGCATCTTCACCGGCTTCATTTTACTCATCGGTCTGGGAATCATCGCGATTCCCGCCGGTGTGATCACCTCGGCCTTGCTAAGAGGCCATCGCCGTGACGATGATCGCGGCCAAACATGA
- a CDS encoding BMP family ABC transporter substrate-binding protein, whose protein sequence is MLRRTLLATAAAAALATTSFAAEHEEKTKVGFIYVGPIGDGGWTYEHNKGRLAVEEEFGDAVETVFQESVPEGADAERAITQMALSGADLIFTTSFGYMDPTIAVAEKFPDVKFEHATGYKRADNVSTYSARFYEGRAIQGHIAGKMTETNKIGYIASFPIPEVIRGINSAYLHAKKVNPDVEFSIVWAYTWFDPAKEADAARALIENGADVILQHTDSTAPQAAAQEAGGIITFGQASDMSEFAPLPRVSSIIDDWAPYYIERTKAVMDGTWESTDTWDGIGPGMVGIGEISDAVPADVKEEALAMKEAIASGEYHPFTGPINKQDGSVWLAEGETADDGTLLGMDFYVEGLTGEIPN, encoded by the coding sequence ATGCTGCGCAGAACACTGCTTGCCACCGCCGCCGCGGCGGCACTTGCCACCACCAGCTTTGCCGCGGAACACGAAGAGAAGACGAAGGTCGGCTTCATCTATGTCGGTCCCATCGGCGATGGCGGCTGGACCTATGAGCACAACAAGGGTCGCCTTGCGGTCGAGGAAGAATTCGGCGACGCCGTCGAGACCGTGTTCCAGGAAAGCGTGCCCGAGGGCGCCGATGCCGAGCGCGCGATCACCCAGATGGCGCTGTCGGGCGCGGACCTGATCTTCACCACGTCCTTCGGCTACATGGATCCCACCATCGCCGTGGCCGAGAAGTTCCCGGACGTGAAGTTCGAGCACGCCACCGGCTACAAGCGCGCCGACAACGTCTCGACCTATTCCGCGCGTTTCTACGAAGGCCGCGCAATTCAGGGCCACATCGCGGGCAAGATGACCGAAACGAACAAGATCGGCTACATCGCCTCCTTCCCGATCCCCGAAGTGATCCGGGGCATCAACTCGGCCTATCTGCACGCCAAGAAGGTGAACCCGGATGTCGAGTTCTCCATCGTCTGGGCCTACACCTGGTTCGATCCCGCGAAAGAGGCGGACGCCGCGCGCGCATTGATCGAGAACGGCGCCGACGTGATCCTGCAGCACACCGACTCCACCGCGCCGCAGGCCGCGGCACAGGAAGCGGGCGGCATCATCACCTTCGGTCAGGCCTCCGACATGTCGGAATTCGCCCCGCTGCCGCGCGTTTCCTCGATCATCGACGATTGGGCGCCCTACTACATCGAGCGCACCAAGGCCGTGATGGACGGGACCTGGGAATCGACCGACACATGGGACGGCATCGGCCCCGGCATGGTCGGCATCGGCGAGATTTCCGACGCCGTGCCCGCGGATGTGAAGGAAGAGGCGCTGGCCATGAAGGAGGCGATCGCCTCGGGCGAGTACCACCCCTTCACCGGCCCGATCAACAAGCAGGACGGCTCGGTCTGGCTGGCAGAGGGCGAGACCGCCGATGACGGCACACTTCTCGGCATGGACTTCTATGTTGAAGGCCTGACCGGCGAGATCCCGAACTGA
- a CDS encoding VWA domain-containing protein: MFRSLVSGALALSMMTTNAAAGCYEDAMIVFDASGSMAQSVGGSDSPTRIAEAQTALRRVLPMVPDERPVGLLTYGPGALGFCENFEVRLAPEPHQRMLIQSEIDALSPLGDTPLARAVELAAEAMSFRDKPAVVVLVTDGRDTCGSSVCRVAQRLADESNDLTVHVIGFRFAGYEPGQDMYRTSPGCLSAYTGGHNLSAQSLDDLIGALHRTLTCPLVAGLAPDAAAPSRLQ, from the coding sequence ATGTTTCGATCCTTGGTCTCGGGCGCACTCGCCCTGTCGATGATGACCACAAACGCCGCCGCTGGCTGTTACGAGGACGCCATGATCGTCTTCGATGCCTCCGGCTCCATGGCGCAGTCCGTTGGAGGCTCGGACTCGCCCACGCGCATCGCAGAAGCGCAAACAGCCCTTCGGCGGGTCTTGCCGATGGTCCCGGATGAACGCCCGGTGGGCCTTCTCACCTACGGGCCGGGTGCGCTGGGCTTCTGCGAAAACTTCGAGGTGCGCCTCGCGCCGGAACCGCATCAGCGCATGCTGATCCAGTCGGAGATCGACGCGCTGTCGCCCTTGGGTGACACACCGCTCGCCCGCGCGGTCGAACTCGCGGCCGAAGCGATGTCGTTTCGCGACAAGCCTGCGGTCGTGGTTCTTGTGACCGACGGGCGCGACACCTGCGGATCCTCGGTCTGCCGGGTTGCGCAACGCCTGGCCGATGAGAGCAACGATCTGACGGTGCATGTGATCGGGTTCCGGTTCGCAGGCTACGAGCCGGGGCAGGATATGTACCGCACATCGCCGGGCTGCCTCTCGGCCTATACCGGCGGGCATAACCTGAGCGCGCAATCGCTCGACGATCTGATCGGCGCCTTGCACCGCACGCTGACCTGTCCGCTGGTGGCCGGGCTGGCGCCTGACGCCGCTGCGCCCTCGCGCCTGCAATAG
- a CDS encoding VWA domain-containing protein translates to MPRRLTRAVALAASLGLSMPGWASELCTEDAMIVFDGSGSMAETGFNQIGKPRIFEARRAVREAVPGIAEARRLGLVIYGPGRAGEPGISCKSVDIRFGPQWQAAAPIIDAVDGLAPAGDTPLTAAIATAADVLDYRDRPGAIVLVTDGKETCGGTPCLLAAELAADAADLTVHVIGYKVRGDFFSWESQNNQYEDAETVARCLADRTGGKYVSAETVSELVAALRVTLGCNVYGASASAGMHRPG, encoded by the coding sequence ATGCCCAGACGCCTCACGCGCGCCGTGGCGCTTGCCGCCAGCCTCGGCTTGAGCATGCCCGGCTGGGCGAGCGAGCTTTGCACCGAGGATGCGATGATCGTCTTCGACGGGTCGGGCTCCATGGCCGAGACGGGCTTCAACCAGATCGGAAAGCCGCGCATCTTCGAGGCGCGCCGCGCCGTGCGAGAGGCGGTGCCCGGCATCGCCGAGGCCCGGCGTCTGGGCCTCGTGATCTACGGGCCGGGCCGCGCGGGCGAGCCGGGTATCTCCTGCAAGAGCGTGGATATCCGCTTCGGCCCGCAATGGCAGGCAGCCGCCCCCATCATCGACGCGGTCGACGGGCTGGCGCCTGCAGGCGATACGCCTCTGACCGCGGCCATCGCCACCGCAGCGGATGTGCTGGACTATCGCGACCGTCCTGGCGCCATCGTGCTTGTGACCGATGGGAAGGAGACCTGCGGCGGCACGCCCTGCCTGTTGGCGGCGGAACTGGCCGCCGATGCCGCGGACCTGACCGTGCATGTGATCGGCTACAAGGTGCGCGGCGATTTTTTCAGCTGGGAAAGCCAGAACAACCAATACGAGGACGCCGAGACCGTCGCGCGTTGCCTCGCCGACCGGACGGGCGGGAAATACGTCTCCGCCGAGACCGTGTCCGAACTGGTGGCGGCGTTGCGCGTGACGCTCGGCTGCAACGTCTACGGTGCGAGCGCAAGCGCTGGAATGCACCGTCCGGGCTGA
- a CDS encoding VOC family protein, with the protein MKKLQVQGVHHITITGADRQTSIDFWEGLLGMPFIFDQPNLDDPDEGHLYFDPGDGRLITIFSNEKRKPVHDRTPTDPGCVHHLALNVSKAVWSQVVSRLDERGIPHSGPKDRGFMDSIYFKDPLGFLIELACYRFEPPMGCSHADVMIEAHRIRVARGDYNIAEVHLADAIELLVERRQQTLSDDRSPKDPYR; encoded by the coding sequence ATGAAAAAGCTTCAAGTGCAGGGCGTGCACCACATCACCATCACCGGCGCGGATCGGCAAACCTCGATCGATTTCTGGGAAGGGCTGCTGGGGATGCCGTTCATCTTCGATCAGCCCAATCTCGACGATCCGGACGAAGGGCATCTTTATTTCGATCCGGGCGACGGGCGGCTCATCACCATCTTCAGCAACGAAAAACGCAAGCCCGTGCATGACCGGACGCCCACCGATCCGGGCTGCGTGCATCACCTGGCGCTCAACGTCTCGAAGGCGGTGTGGAGCCAGGTCGTCAGCCGCCTCGACGAACGCGGCATCCCGCATTCCGGGCCGAAGGATCGGGGCTTCATGGATTCGATCTATTTCAAGGATCCGCTGGGCTTCCTGATCGAGCTGGCCTGCTACCGGTTCGAGCCGCCGATGGGCTGCAGCCATGCGGACGTGATGATCGAGGCGCACCGGATCCGCGTGGCGCGTGGCGATTACAACATCGCCGAGGTGCATCTGGCCGATGCGATCGAACTGCTCGTGGAGCGGCGTCAGCAGACGCTGTCCGATGATCGCAGCCCGAAAGATCCCTACCGGTAA
- a CDS encoding ligase-associated DNA damage response DEXH box helicase, with product MNTLPASLQTWFDRRGWQMHPHQAAMLDRANAPALMLIAPTGGGKTLAGFLPTLAELGEAPEPGLHTLYVSPLKALASDIKRNLSTPIAEAGLNIRVEDRTGDTPASRKKRQRADPPHILLTTPESLALLTSYEDAPRMFAGLQRVIIDEIHALAESKRGDQLMLALARLQTLCPTLRRVGLSATVDDPEAVARLMARHPDPCEIIEADPGPEPDISMLVTEEAPPWSGGGAKYAIPAVLEAVRQHKTTLIFHNTRAQAEIFFHNLWLANEDGLPIGIHHGSLDRAQREKVEAAMVAGQLRAIVCTGSLDLGIDWGDVDLVIQVGAPKNVKRLVQRIGRANHRYNAPSKALLVPANRFEVVECVAALEAVKARDLDGEPRGPGPRDVLCQHILIAAASGAFDADMLFAEMNAAGPYAGLTRAEFDACLDFCATGGYALRAYDQWQRIRQRDDGKWELRDPRSAVRIRQNIGTIQDTDTLKVKMRGRGGKPLGEVEEGFAASLTKGDTFLIGGKIVRYEGLREMVVEVSREATRKPKIATFMGTKFATSTQLSSRIVTMFQQEDWPELPDHTADWLRLQRDVSRLPEPGRLLIESFPHDGREQLVVYGFAGRNAMQTLGLLLTKRMEEEGLAPMGFVATDYATLIWGLDAARDPRPLFDLERLEAGLEGWLQGNAVMKRTFRASATIAGLIERQVGGQRKTGRQATMSSDILYDTLVKYDPGHLMLQITREEAMRGLVDFARIREMCARVGDRIDLLRLDRVTPLAAPLFLEPGRVPIRGDADDRLIEEEITQLLDESGLAQVDAPARPVWRVPW from the coding sequence ATGAACACCCTACCCGCTTCCCTGCAGACCTGGTTCGACCGACGCGGCTGGCAGATGCACCCGCATCAGGCCGCGATGCTCGACCGTGCGAACGCGCCTGCGCTGATGCTGATCGCGCCCACGGGCGGCGGCAAGACGCTGGCGGGATTCCTGCCCACGCTGGCGGAGTTGGGAGAAGCGCCCGAACCCGGGCTGCACACGCTCTATGTGAGCCCGCTGAAGGCGCTCGCCTCGGACATCAAGCGCAACCTCTCGACGCCCATTGCCGAGGCCGGTCTGAACATCCGGGTCGAGGACCGCACCGGCGACACCCCCGCCAGCCGGAAGAAACGCCAGCGCGCGGACCCGCCGCATATCCTGCTGACCACGCCCGAAAGCCTGGCGCTTCTGACCTCCTACGAAGATGCGCCGCGCATGTTCGCGGGCCTCCAGCGGGTCATCATCGACGAAATCCACGCGCTGGCCGAAAGCAAGCGCGGCGATCAGCTGATGCTGGCGCTGGCACGTCTCCAGACACTTTGTCCGACACTGCGCCGGGTGGGCCTGTCCGCGACGGTGGACGACCCCGAAGCGGTCGCCCGCCTGATGGCGCGGCACCCAGACCCCTGCGAGATCATCGAGGCCGATCCCGGCCCCGAGCCTGACATCTCCATGCTGGTGACCGAGGAGGCGCCGCCCTGGTCCGGCGGTGGCGCGAAATACGCCATTCCGGCCGTGCTGGAGGCCGTGCGCCAGCACAAGACCACGCTGATTTTCCACAATACCCGCGCGCAGGCGGAGATCTTCTTTCACAACCTCTGGCTCGCCAACGAGGACGGGCTGCCCATCGGCATCCATCACGGCAGCCTCGACCGCGCCCAGCGCGAAAAGGTGGAGGCGGCAATGGTCGCTGGGCAATTGCGCGCCATCGTCTGCACCGGCAGCCTCGATCTCGGGATCGACTGGGGCGATGTGGATCTGGTGATCCAGGTGGGCGCACCCAAGAATGTCAAACGACTGGTGCAGCGGATCGGGCGGGCGAACCACCGCTACAACGCGCCTTCGAAGGCGCTTCTGGTGCCCGCGAACCGCTTTGAGGTGGTGGAATGCGTCGCGGCACTTGAGGCGGTGAAGGCCCGCGACCTCGATGGGGAGCCGCGCGGGCCGGGACCGCGCGACGTGCTCTGTCAGCATATCCTGATCGCGGCGGCCTCGGGCGCTTTCGATGCCGACATGCTCTTTGCCGAGATGAACGCGGCAGGGCCCTATGCCGGGCTGACGCGGGCGGAGTTCGATGCCTGTCTCGATTTCTGCGCCACGGGGGGTTATGCGCTGCGCGCTTACGACCAGTGGCAGCGCATCCGCCAGCGCGATGATGGCAAGTGGGAACTGCGCGATCCGCGCTCCGCCGTGCGGATCCGGCAGAATATCGGCACGATCCAGGACACGGACACGCTGAAGGTCAAGATGCGCGGGCGCGGCGGCAAACCCCTGGGCGAGGTCGAGGAAGGCTTCGCCGCCTCGCTGACCAAGGGGGATACGTTCCTGATTGGTGGCAAGATCGTCCGCTACGAGGGCCTGCGCGAGATGGTGGTGGAGGTCAGCCGGGAGGCCACGCGCAAACCCAAGATCGCGACCTTCATGGGTACGAAATTCGCCACCTCGACGCAGCTGTCGAGTCGCATCGTGACCATGTTCCAACAGGAAGACTGGCCGGAGCTGCCCGATCACACCGCCGACTGGCTGCGGCTGCAGCGCGATGTCTCGCGCCTGCCCGAGCCCGGGCGCCTTCTGATCGAAAGCTTTCCCCATGATGGGCGCGAACAACTGGTGGTCTACGGCTTTGCGGGGCGCAACGCGATGCAGACGCTCGGGCTCTTGCTGACCAAGCGGATGGAGGAGGAGGGCCTCGCCCCCATGGGCTTCGTTGCCACGGATTACGCGACGTTGATCTGGGGGCTCGATGCGGCGCGCGATCCCCGGCCGCTCTTCGATCTGGAGCGGCTGGAGGCGGGGCTCGAGGGCTGGTTGCAGGGCAATGCGGTGATGAAGCGGACCTTCCGGGCCTCGGCCACGATTGCGGGTCTGATCGAACGGCAGGTGGGCGGGCAGCGCAAGACCGGACGGCAGGCGACGATGTCGTCGGATATTCTGTATGACACGCTGGTCAAGTATGACCCCGGCCACCTGATGTTGCAGATCACGCGCGAGGAGGCGATGCGCGGCCTCGTGGACTTCGCCCGCATCCGCGAGATGTGCGCGCGGGTGGGCGACCGGATCGACCTTCTGCGGCTCGACCGTGTGACGCCGCTCGCCGCGCCGCTGTTCCTCGAGCCGGGGCGTGTGCCCATTCGGGGCGATGCCGATGATCGCCTGATCGAGGAGGAGATCACGCAGCTTCTGGACGAGTCCGGTCTGGCGCAGGTCGACGCGCCCGCGCGCCCCGTCTGGCGCGTGCCCTGGTGA
- the pdeM gene encoding ligase-associated DNA damage response endonuclease PdeM — translation MNTHDFTFCDAALQALPSGALYWPDEALLVVSDLHLGKAARPVSGGGALLPPYDTVETLSRLDRDLEATGARVVICLGDSFDSVAAGAALSEDEILWITRLQAGRRWIWIEGNHDPGPVGIGGAHARQHQLGPLTFRHIATPGAEAEVSGHYHPKARLALRGRTITRACFLIDRRRMILPAYGAYTGGLHSTHAAFRRLMAEDARAILTGPRPLAIPMPR, via the coding sequence ATGAACACCCACGACTTCACCTTCTGTGATGCGGCGTTGCAGGCCCTGCCCTCGGGCGCGCTCTACTGGCCGGACGAGGCGCTTCTCGTTGTCTCGGACCTGCATCTCGGCAAGGCTGCGCGGCCCGTATCGGGAGGCGGCGCGCTGTTGCCGCCCTATGACACGGTCGAGACGCTGTCGCGGCTGGATCGCGACCTCGAAGCCACCGGCGCGCGGGTGGTCATTTGCCTCGGGGATTCCTTCGACAGTGTCGCGGCGGGCGCGGCCCTGAGCGAAGATGAAATCCTCTGGATCACGCGTTTGCAGGCCGGGCGCAGATGGATCTGGATCGAGGGCAATCACGATCCCGGCCCCGTCGGCATCGGCGGCGCTCATGCCCGACAGCACCAGCTTGGCCCGCTGACCTTTCGCCATATCGCAACCCCCGGTGCAGAGGCGGAGGTGTCGGGGCATTACCACCCCAAGGCGCGGCTGGCGCTGCGGGGACGAACCATCACGCGGGCCTGTTTCCTGATCGACCGCAGGCGCATGATCCTGCCCGCCTATGGCGCTTATACCGGCGGACTGCATTCGACACATGCCGCCTTCCGGCGCTTGATGGCGGAGGATGCCCGCGCGATCCTGACCGGTCCGCGCCCCCTGGCGATCCCGATGCCGCGCTGA
- a CDS encoding PaaI family thioesterase: MSDLDARIRASFARQSMMTSLGATLVSVAPGAVEIGAPIGAAHLQQHGFAHAGLTFSVGDSAAGYAALSILPEGREVVTSEIGIHLLAPARGDRLIARGRIIKPGRRLIVVASDVYAIADGRETHVATLQGTMVPVDAG, translated from the coding sequence ATGAGTGACCTCGACGCCCGTATCCGCGCCAGTTTCGCGCGCCAGAGCATGATGACGAGCCTTGGCGCGACGCTGGTTTCCGTGGCCCCCGGCGCGGTCGAAATCGGCGCGCCCATTGGGGCGGCGCATCTCCAGCAGCACGGGTTTGCCCATGCGGGCCTGACCTTTTCCGTGGGCGATTCCGCGGCGGGTTATGCGGCGCTGTCGATCCTGCCGGAGGGTCGCGAGGTCGTCACCTCCGAGATCGGCATCCATCTTCTGGCGCCCGCGCGCGGCGACCGACTGATCGCACGCGGACGGATCATCAAACCCGGGCGGCGGCTGATCGTGGTGGCCTCGGATGTCTATGCGATCGCGGACGGACGGGAGACGCATGTCGCCACGTTACAGGGCACGATGGTGCCTGTGGATGCAGGCTAG
- a CDS encoding lysophospholipid acyltransferase family protein yields the protein MRPESLPSTTGPCSTSEEPAEVTPVQAPYDKRKLSYANTFGNPWKANTIRAMEWMTGKLTLLRMVRRFERRGLVEGQAFWARALEIMGIDIETPMREIARIPKTGPVVVVANHPHGLVDGMVLAEIIGRQRQDYRILTRSLLTGVDEVAHFMIPVPFPHEPDARQQGLTMRAEAMAHLAQGGLIAVFPSGVVASSDRAFGPAVEREWNAFTAKMIQRSGATVVPIHFPGQNSRAYQIANRLSPTLRQGLLIHEVVAACGKPQAPIVGRPLDPAALEALAPNGRDLCARLRDLTLSLGR from the coding sequence ATGCGCCCGGAATCGCTTCCCTCCACCACCGGACCCTGTTCCACCTCGGAGGAGCCCGCGGAGGTCACCCCGGTTCAGGCTCCTTATGACAAACGCAAGCTGAGCTACGCCAACACCTTCGGGAACCCGTGGAAGGCCAACACCATCCGCGCGATGGAATGGATGACGGGCAAGCTGACGCTATTGCGCATGGTCCGCCGGTTCGAGCGGCGGGGCCTCGTCGAAGGGCAGGCCTTCTGGGCACGCGCGCTGGAGATCATGGGGATCGACATCGAAACCCCCATGCGCGAGATCGCCCGCATCCCCAAGACCGGCCCCGTCGTCGTGGTGGCCAACCATCCCCACGGTCTTGTCGATGGCATGGTTCTGGCGGAAATCATCGGACGGCAGCGGCAGGATTACCGCATTCTCACGCGCTCCTTGCTGACGGGCGTGGATGAGGTTGCGCATTTCATGATCCCGGTGCCGTTCCCGCACGAGCCCGATGCGCGGCAGCAGGGGCTCACGATGCGCGCCGAAGCGATGGCGCATCTGGCCCAGGGTGGTCTGATCGCGGTGTTTCCCTCGGGCGTGGTGGCGTCGTCGGATCGCGCTTTCGGCCCCGCCGTCGAGCGGGAATGGAATGCCTTCACCGCCAAGATGATCCAGCGCTCCGGCGCGACGGTGGTGCCCATCCATTTCCCGGGCCAGAATTCGCGCGCCTACCAGATTGCCAATCGGCTGTCGCCGACCTTGCGGCAGGGCCTCCTGATCCACGAGGTGGTCGCAGCCTGTGGCAAGCCGCAGGCCCCCATCGTCGGGCGCCCGCTCGATCCTGCCGCGCTCGAGGCGCTGGCGCCGAACGGCCGGGATCTGTGCGCCCGGTTGCGGGACCTCACGCTGTCTCTGGGACGCTAA
- a CDS encoding HPr family phosphocarrier protein, whose amino-acid sequence MTESIRRELQIVNEKGLHARASAKFVEVVEDFDAEAEVFRDGMQASGDSIMGLLMLAAAKGNSIEVETRGRDALPLADAIEKLVADRFGEGR is encoded by the coding sequence ATGACCGAGTCCATTCGACGCGAATTGCAGATCGTCAACGAAAAGGGCCTGCACGCGCGGGCCTCGGCGAAATTCGTCGAAGTGGTCGAGGATTTCGATGCCGAGGCGGAGGTGTTCCGCGATGGCATGCAGGCCTCGGGCGACAGCATCATGGGGCTGTTGATGCTGGCCGCTGCCAAGGGCAATTCCATCGAGGTCGAGACGCGCGGTCGTGACGCCCTTCCGCTGGCCGATGCCATCGAAAAACTGGTGGCGGATCGCTTCGGAGAGGGCCGCTGA
- a CDS encoding PTS sugar transporter subunit IIA has translation MIGIVIVAHGGLAREYLAAIEHVMGEQPGIRAIAIAPVHDRAAKQGEICEAADAVDEGQGVVIVTDMFGGSPSNLSLRACQPENRRILYGANLPLLIKLAKSRHLAVPDAVRIAREAGRKYIDSQNIEPGSVAVLQSG, from the coding sequence TTGATCGGGATCGTCATCGTGGCGCATGGTGGATTGGCGCGGGAATACCTCGCGGCGATCGAGCATGTGATGGGCGAGCAGCCGGGCATCCGCGCCATAGCGATCGCCCCGGTGCATGACCGCGCCGCCAAGCAGGGCGAGATCTGCGAAGCCGCCGATGCCGTCGATGAGGGCCAAGGTGTGGTGATCGTCACCGACATGTTCGGTGGCTCGCCCTCGAACCTGTCGCTGCGCGCCTGTCAGCCCGAAAACCGCCGCATCCTCTACGGCGCGAACCTGCCCTTGTTGATCAAATTGGCGAAATCGCGTCATCTGGCCGTACCCGATGCCGTGCGCATCGCGCGGGAGGCTGGCCGGAAATACATCGACAGCCAGAATATCGAGCCCGGCAGCGTCGCCGTGTTGCAATCGGGATGA